A window of the Juglans microcarpa x Juglans regia isolate MS1-56 chromosome 5D, Jm3101_v1.0, whole genome shotgun sequence genome harbors these coding sequences:
- the LOC121266281 gene encoding cationic peroxidase 1-like: protein MLPLAPYISTHQAKGLLFLLRPTKSLVMASYDLHPTSAFIPATATKLCLFFSLVVGLASAQLSSNFYATSCPNALSTIKSGVVSAVSSEKRMGASLLRLHFHDCFVNGCDASILLDAGGEKTAGPNDNSVRGYEVIDNIKSQVEKICPGVVSCADIVAVAARDSVVALGGRSWTVQLGRRDSTTASAAAANSNLPPPTLSLSGLISAFSNKGFTAKEMVALSGSHTIGQARCVSFRPRIYNDTDIDSSFKTSLQSKCPSTGPAGDDNLSPLDVTSPASFDNAYFRNLVAKKGLLHSDQQLFSGGSTDAQVNGYISNPASFQTDFANAMVKMGNLSPLTGSSGQIRTNCRKVN, encoded by the exons ATGTTACCTCTTGCACCTTATATATCCACGCACCAAGCAAAAGgcctcctttttcttcttcgtcCAACCAAATCATTAGTCATGGCTTCCTATGATCTGCATCCCACCTCGGCCTTCATTCCAGCCACTGCCACTAAATTAtgccttttcttttcacttGTTGTGGGACTGGCTTCTGCTCAGTTATCCTCTAATTTCTATGCAACTTCGTGCCCTAATGCCCTTTCCACCATTAAATCAGGTGTTGTCTCTGCTGTGTCAAGTGAGAAACGCATGGGAGCATCATTGCTACGTCTTCATTTTCATGACTGCTTTGTTAAT GGGTGCGACGCATCTATTCTGTTGGACGCGGGAGGAGAGAAAACTGCGGGGCCCAATGACAATTCAGTAAGGGGATATGAAGTAATAGACAACATCAAATCTCAAGTGGAGAAAATCTGCCCTGGTGTTGTGTCTTGTGCTGATATTGTAGCAGTTGCTGCGAGAGACTCCGTCGTCGCT CTAGGTGGACGTAGTTGGACAGTTCAATTGGGAAGAAGAGATTCCACAACCGCAAGTGCAGCTGCGGCAAATAGCAACCTCCCTCCTCCAACATTGAGTCTTAGTGGCCTTATTAGTGCCTTCTCAAACAAAGGTTTTACTGCCAAAGAAATGGTGGCTCTTTCAG GATCTCACACAATAGGTCAAGCAAGGTGCGTATCCTTCAGGCCAAGGATTTACAATGACACCGACATAGATTCCTCTTTCAAAACATCGCTGCAATCCAAGTGTCCAAGCACGGGGCCGGCAGGAGACGACAACCTTTCCCCTCTTGATGTCACGAGTCCGGCATCTTTTGACAACGCTTACTTTAGGAATTTGGTGGCCAAAAAGGGTCTCTTGCACTCAGACCAACAGCTCTTCAGCGGGGGTTCCACAGACGCTCAAGTTAATGGTTATATCTCCAACCCAGCAAGCTTCCAAACAGACTTTGCCAATGCAATGGTGAAGATGGGAAACCTTAGCCCACTAACTGGTTCAAGTGGGCAGATCAGGACAAATTGCCGCAAAGTCAACTAA